One part of the Paenibacillus silvisoli genome encodes these proteins:
- the hmpA gene encoding NO-inducible flavohemoprotein codes for MLSSQTIAIIKSTVPVLEVHGTAITKRFYSLLFTAHPELLNMFNHANQRQGKQQTALANAVYAAALHIEKLEAILPAVKQIAHKHRSLGVKAEHYPIVGQMLLQAIKDVLGDAATEEILQAWAEAYGVIANVFIETEAEMYRASEEQQGGFAGYREFRIERKVKESNVITSFYLVPQDGGAIPTFEPGQYVSVKLTLPGEEYTHIRQYSLSDAPGKPYYRISVKREDALPAKPEGKVSTYLHETIKAGDSLWLSAPAGDFTLDRNDERPVVLISGGVGLTPTVSMLADLAETGRADRGVTFIHAAQHGNVHALRTHVEELAQRSPQVSVYWCYNKPSEEDRASNAFDKEGYIDLPWLQSVVPTKDASFYFCGPEPFMKMVYRMLKEWGVAAADIHFEFFGPMGSLEAPSAPPQETAVRA; via the coding sequence ATGCTAAGCAGCCAAACGATAGCGATTATAAAATCAACCGTACCGGTCCTGGAGGTGCACGGCACCGCGATTACGAAGCGCTTCTACAGCCTGTTGTTCACAGCTCATCCGGAGCTGCTGAATATGTTCAATCACGCGAACCAAAGGCAGGGCAAGCAGCAAACCGCGCTGGCCAATGCCGTCTACGCGGCGGCGCTGCACATCGAGAAGCTCGAGGCCATTTTGCCGGCCGTGAAGCAGATCGCGCACAAGCACCGGAGCCTCGGCGTAAAAGCGGAGCATTATCCGATTGTCGGCCAAATGCTGCTGCAGGCGATCAAGGATGTGCTGGGCGATGCGGCGACGGAAGAGATTTTGCAGGCGTGGGCGGAAGCTTACGGGGTCATCGCGAATGTGTTCATCGAAACGGAAGCGGAGATGTACCGCGCGTCCGAGGAGCAGCAGGGCGGTTTCGCCGGGTACCGTGAATTCCGGATCGAGCGCAAAGTGAAGGAAAGCAACGTCATTACGTCGTTCTATCTGGTGCCGCAGGATGGCGGCGCGATTCCGACCTTCGAGCCAGGTCAGTATGTGAGCGTGAAACTAACCCTCCCTGGAGAAGAATATACGCATATCCGGCAGTACAGCCTATCCGATGCGCCGGGTAAACCGTACTACCGGATCTCGGTCAAACGCGAGGATGCGCTGCCTGCCAAACCGGAGGGCAAAGTGTCGACCTACTTGCACGAAACCATAAAAGCCGGCGATTCGCTGTGGCTATCCGCTCCGGCCGGGGACTTCACGTTGGATCGGAACGACGAACGTCCGGTCGTCCTCATCAGCGGCGGCGTGGGGTTAACCCCGACCGTCAGCATGCTCGCCGATTTGGCGGAAACGGGCCGCGCGGACCGCGGCGTTACGTTCATCCATGCCGCGCAGCACGGCAACGTGCACGCCTTGCGGACGCACGTGGAGGAGCTGGCGCAGCGTTCGCCGCAAGTATCGGTGTACTGGTGCTACAATAAGCCGTCCGAGGAGGATCGCGCTTCCAATGCTTTTGATAAAGAAGGCTATATCGACCTGCCTTGGCTGCAAAGCGTCGTACCGACCAAGGATGCGAGCTTCTACTTCTGCGGTCCCGAGCCGTTCATGAAGATGGTGTACCGTATGTTGAAGGAGTGGGGCGTAGCGGCAGCCGACATTCACTTTGAGTTCTTTGGCCCGATGGGCAGCTTGGAGGCACCTTCGGCACCTCCGCAGGAGACGGCGGTACGTGCCTAA
- a CDS encoding Ig-like domain-containing protein has protein sequence MKPTLAKYLLLTLGLTTSLTNTLASAGAAEGTQLQRFSDLTAISATRQAAIGEALQLGFLTGDPNGYFRPYDKTTRQEIAFLLVKIMQLPLKSTATSAFKDVSNSGWAASSIEAVNTAGFMSGDANGKFRPQAAVTLEELAVILERAVQWQQMNQPSMDSALGAQLQSVSKWARSSVSNMIQNGVTSLAGSEFRPKRFVERQELAELLLEAFVPKKRPSVIQHIEGNTVQINGMDYSLSSRVKNILRLENANVLQHANIRFTATGRTIERITFLEITQSGKPALDNSPEFSGNVVLDGKDGAIDGHLKVSADYVTVRNVQVSGQFEVSSLLEHDFYSDRLTVGGKTLVRGGDSNTVVFENASLGTVDINKQNVRVETIGGTKIGEIAISSNASLLADSSVTIPKITLQEGAAKVELQGSIGTLEVASKSGTVISGAANIEKVDVSTSAPVNLNVSGNVQQLAVNNPGASVSLGSAANVAAVSLGANVPSGVVSNSAPASTPAPAPAVNQAPTVERELADRTIERNAGDATEDITGLFNDPDNDKLTIAPLTSNRNVVKAALTGNILKLTPVASGTAVITIRVTDGKGHVVNVTFNVTVIESSPVNQPPVGVAIPAKTMEAGSASSEVELSQYFSDPENEALTYTVTVSNPSVAGATVTGSKLTLTPLAAGTATVEVTAKDGHNATAVKQISVTVTVPVPVPVNQPPVGVAIPAKSMEAGSASSEVELSQYFSDPENEALTYTVKVSNPSVVSAAVAGSKLTLTPLTAGNTTVEVTAKDGHNLTAVKQISITVTAPAPVNQPPVGVAIPAKSMEAGSVSSEVELSQYFSDPENEALTYTVTVSNPSVAGATVTGSKLTLTPLAAGTATVEVTAKDGHNATAVKQISVTVTVPVPVPVNQPPVGVAIPAKSMEAGSASSEVELSQYFSDPENEALTYTVKVSNPSVVSAAVAGSKLTLTPLTAGNTTVEVTAKDGHNLTAVKQISITVTAPAPVNQPPVGVAIPAKSMEAGSASSEVELSQYFSDPENEALTYTVTVSNPSVVSAAVAGSKLTITPLTAGNTTVEVTAKDGHNLTAVKQISITVTAPAPVNQPPVGEAIPAKAIEAGSASSEVELAQYFSDPESETLTYEVTVSDPQIASAAITDGKLTITPLTAGTATIEVTAKDSHNATVTKQISVTVTQNQPPVGQDLPSQTLEVGEQIGELELAQYFSDPESETLTYEVTVSDPLIASAAITDGKLTITPLAAGTTTVEVTAKDGHNATAAKQISVTVTQNQPPVGQDLPSQTLEVGEQIGELELAQYFSDPESETLTYEVTVSDPLVASAAITDGKLTITPLAAGTTTVEVTAKDGHNATAAKQISVTVTQNQPPVGQDLPSQTLEVGEQIGELELSQYFSDPESEALTYEVTVSDPLIASATITDGKLTITPLTAGTATIEVTAKDSHNATVPKQISVTVTQNQPPVGQDLPSQTLEVGEQIGELELAQYFSDPESETLTYEVTVSDPLIASAAITDGKLTITPLAAGTTTVEVTAKDGHNATAAKQISVTVTQNQPPVGQDLPSQTLEVGEQIGELELSQYFSDPESEALTYEVTVSDPLIASATITDGKLTITPLTAGTATIEVTAKDSHNATVTKLISVTVTQNQPPVGQDLPSQTLEVGEQIGELELAQYFSDPESETLTYEVTVSDPLIASATITDGKLTITPLATGTATVEVTAKDSHNATVTKQISVTVTQNQPPVGQDLPSQTLEVGEQIGELELAQYFSDPESEALTYEVTVSDPLVASAAITDGKLTITPLASGTTTVEVTAKDSHNATATKQISLTVTQNQAPVGQDIPSLSLETGAASQEIDLSQYFTDPESEPLTYEVSVSDPQIAGATITGGKLTITPLAAGTAAVEVTAKDSHNATAAKQISVTVVTPTVANSAPEVVAAIQTQVLSASGHTQPRSYDLSQLFSDADGDTLTYSAVVGPDSQAVQATIDGSTLTLAAGAAGHAGTATVAIKANDGHGHETTYNLTVQAVELVPDGFVEIRTKVGVPYLVVDLASYFPNETGMQVYFATESQTLMGPTPINGKEWRTDMLMNGDFWVVGAGNKAVLLRVQVAAQNNADPYFMQYIDGGDYSKTIQIKNPLFGTGQKFMGYSIEIFHYNPGTNATTSAVTPLFDIRESDYQDLNIVNTIDRAFYEYFDVINSFYYNAELILNIPGRVLTAIVLKKGNQVIDVIGNPTGRNAILANGGTIIRKQAIHSASQTFSLPGEWNLYPKGTYNLYSQQTP, from the coding sequence GTGAAGCCAACATTAGCAAAATATCTTCTCCTCACGCTCGGATTAACGACTTCGCTCACAAATACGCTCGCTTCGGCTGGCGCAGCCGAAGGGACACAGCTGCAACGGTTCAGTGACCTGACGGCCATCAGCGCGACGCGGCAAGCCGCGATCGGAGAGGCGCTGCAGCTGGGTTTTCTTACTGGCGATCCTAATGGGTACTTCCGGCCATACGACAAGACAACGCGCCAAGAGATTGCATTTCTTCTTGTGAAAATCATGCAGCTTCCGCTGAAAAGCACCGCAACATCGGCCTTCAAGGATGTGTCCAACTCCGGTTGGGCAGCATCCTCCATCGAGGCGGTCAATACAGCCGGCTTTATGAGCGGGGATGCCAACGGCAAATTTAGGCCGCAAGCGGCAGTAACGCTGGAGGAGCTAGCGGTCATTCTTGAGCGGGCGGTCCAGTGGCAGCAAATGAACCAGCCCTCAATGGACAGCGCATTGGGAGCTCAACTGCAGTCGGTTTCGAAATGGGCACGCTCGTCGGTCTCCAATATGATTCAAAATGGCGTAACAAGCCTAGCTGGCAGCGAGTTCCGGCCGAAACGTTTTGTCGAGCGGCAGGAGCTGGCGGAGCTGCTGCTGGAAGCTTTTGTTCCCAAAAAACGTCCATCCGTAATACAGCACATTGAAGGCAATACCGTTCAAATCAATGGAATGGATTACAGCCTGTCATCACGTGTGAAAAATATCCTTCGCCTTGAAAATGCCAATGTGCTGCAGCATGCAAATATTCGATTTACGGCGACGGGGCGCACAATTGAGCGCATCACCTTTTTGGAAATTACGCAAAGCGGTAAACCGGCTCTGGATAACTCCCCCGAGTTCAGCGGCAATGTGGTACTGGACGGCAAGGACGGGGCGATTGACGGCCATTTAAAGGTATCGGCTGACTACGTGACGGTACGTAATGTGCAGGTATCCGGGCAGTTTGAGGTGTCTTCTCTGCTGGAGCATGATTTTTACTCGGACCGTTTGACCGTAGGCGGAAAAACCCTGGTCCGAGGCGGAGACAGCAATACCGTTGTTTTTGAAAATGCATCGCTCGGTACTGTGGACATTAATAAGCAAAATGTTCGTGTAGAGACAATAGGCGGGACAAAAATCGGAGAAATCGCTATATCATCGAACGCTTCCTTGTTGGCGGATTCCTCCGTCACCATTCCGAAAATAACGCTGCAAGAAGGAGCCGCCAAGGTGGAGCTGCAAGGCTCAATCGGTACTTTGGAAGTGGCCTCCAAGAGCGGGACGGTTATTTCAGGCGCAGCCAATATCGAAAAGGTAGACGTTAGTACGTCGGCGCCCGTTAATTTAAACGTATCCGGAAATGTGCAGCAGCTGGCCGTGAACAATCCCGGTGCCAGCGTTTCGCTTGGCAGTGCGGCGAATGTAGCTGCCGTAAGTCTAGGTGCAAACGTACCGTCCGGCGTGGTAAGCAATTCTGCTCCGGCGTCAACCCCGGCACCGGCACCGGCCGTTAATCAGGCGCCGACTGTTGAGCGGGAGCTGGCGGACCGTACGATAGAACGGAATGCAGGGGATGCAACGGAGGATATTACAGGTCTGTTCAATGATCCCGATAACGATAAGCTGACCATTGCACCGCTTACGTCAAATCGAAATGTCGTTAAGGCGGCTCTGACCGGTAACATTTTGAAGCTTACCCCCGTTGCCTCCGGTACAGCAGTCATTACCATACGGGTGACGGATGGCAAGGGGCATGTCGTCAACGTTACATTTAACGTAACGGTTATCGAGTCTTCACCGGTAAATCAGCCGCCAGTCGGTGTGGCGATTCCGGCGAAGACAATGGAAGCGGGCTCGGCGAGCAGTGAAGTGGAGCTGTCGCAGTATTTTAGCGATCCGGAGAACGAGGCGCTGACGTATACGGTGACAGTAAGCAATCCGTCGGTTGCTGGCGCAACGGTAACGGGAAGCAAACTGACCCTTACGCCGCTAGCTGCCGGTACGGCGACAGTTGAAGTAACGGCGAAGGATGGTCACAACGCGACAGCTGTGAAGCAAATCAGCGTGACGGTAACTGTTCCCGTGCCAGTGCCGGTGAATCAACCGCCAGTCGGTGTGGCGATTCCGGCGAAATCAATGGAAGCGGGCTCGGCGAGCAGCGAAGTGGAGCTGTCGCAGTATTTTAGCGATCCGGAGAACGAGGCGTTGACGTATACGGTGAAGGTAAGCAATCCATCGGTTGTTAGCGCAGCGGTAGCGGGAAGCAAGCTGACCCTGACGCCGCTGACAGCAGGTAATACAACAGTTGAAGTAACGGCGAAGGATGGTCATAACTTAACAGCTGTGAAACAGATCAGCATAACTGTTACGGCACCAGCGCCGGTGAATCAACCGCCAGTCGGTGTGGCGATTCCGGCGAAATCAATGGAAGCAGGCTCGGTTAGCAGCGAAGTGGAGCTGTCGCAGTATTTTAGCGATCCGGAGAACGAGGCGCTGACGTATACGGTGACAGTAAGCAATCCGTCGGTTGCTGGCGCAACGGTAACGGGAAGCAAACTGACCCTTACGCCGCTAGCTGCCGGTACGGCGACAGTTGAAGTAACGGCGAAGGATGGTCACAACGCGACAGCTGTGAAGCAAATCAGCGTGACGGTAACTGTTCCCGTGCCAGTGCCGGTGAATCAACCGCCAGTCGGTGTGGCGATTCCGGCGAAATCAATGGAAGCGGGCTCGGCGAGCAGCGAAGTGGAGCTGTCGCAGTATTTTAGCGATCCGGAGAACGAGGCGTTGACGTATACGGTGAAGGTAAGCAATCCATCGGTTGTTAGCGCAGCGGTAGCGGGAAGCAAGCTGACCCTGACGCCGCTGACAGCAGGTAATACAACAGTTGAAGTAACGGCGAAGGATGGTCATAACTTAACAGCTGTGAAACAGATCAGCATAACTGTTACGGCACCAGCGCCGGTGAATCAACCGCCAGTCGGTGTGGCGATTCCGGCGAAATCAATGGAAGCAGGCTCGGCGAGCAGCGAAGTGGAGCTGTCGCAGTATTTTAGCGATCCGGAGAACGAGGCGCTGACGTATACGGTGACGGTAAGCAATCCATCGGTTGTTAGCGCAGCGGTAGCGGGAAGCAAGCTGACTATTACGCCGCTGACAGCAGGTAATACAACAGTTGAAGTAACGGCGAAGGATGGTCATAACTTAACAGCTGTGAAACAGATCAGCATAACTGTTACGGCACCAGCGCCGGTGAATCAACCGCCAGTCGGTGAGGCAATTCCAGCGAAGGCAATAGAAGCAGGCTCGGCGAGCAGCGAAGTGGAGCTGGCGCAGTACTTCAGCGATCCGGAGAGTGAGACGCTGACGTACGAAGTAACCGTAAGCGATCCACAGATCGCGAGCGCAGCGATAACAGATGGCAAGCTGACCATTACGCCGCTAACAGCCGGTACGGCGACAATTGAAGTAACGGCGAAAGACAGCCATAACGCGACGGTCACAAAGCAGATCAGCGTGACGGTTACCCAGAACCAGCCGCCTGTGGGCCAAGACCTTCCATCGCAAACGCTGGAAGTGGGCGAACAGATCGGTGAACTGGAGCTGGCGCAGTACTTCAGCGATCCGGAGAGTGAGACGCTGACGTACGAAGTAACGGTTAGCGATCCACTAATCGCGAGCGCAGCGATAACGGACGGCAAGCTGACCATTACGCCACTGGCCGCCGGTACAACGACAGTTGAAGTAACGGCGAAGGACGGACACAACGCGACAGCTGCGAAGCAGATCAGCGTGACGGTTACCCAGAACCAGCCGCCTGTGGGCCAAGACCTTCCATCGCAAACGCTGGAAGTGGGCGAACAGATCGGTGAACTGGAGCTGGCGCAGTACTTCAGCGATCCGGAGAGTGAGACGCTGACGTACGAAGTAACGGTTAGCGATCCACTGGTCGCGAGCGCAGCGATAACGGACGGCAAGTTGACCATTACGCCACTGGCCGCCGGTACAACGACAGTTGAAGTAACGGCGAAGGACGGACACAACGCGACAGCTGCGAAGCAGATCAGCGTGACGGTTACCCAGAACCAGCCGCCTGTGGGCCAAGACCTTCCATCGCAAACGCTGGAAGTGGGCGAACAGATCGGTGAACTGGAGCTGTCGCAGTATTTCAGCGATCCGGAGAGTGAGGCGCTGACGTACGAAGTAACGGTAAGCGATCCACTAATCGCGAGCGCAACGATAACGGACGGCAAGCTGACCATTACGCCGCTAACAGCCGGTACGGCGACAATTGAAGTAACGGCGAAAGACAGCCATAACGCGACGGTCCCAAAGCAGATCAGCGTGACGGTTACCCAGAACCAGCCGCCTGTGGGCCAAGACCTTCCATCGCAAACGCTGGAAGTGGGCGAACAGATCGGTGAACTGGAGCTGGCGCAGTACTTCAGCGATCCGGAGAGTGAGACGCTGACGTACGAAGTAACGGTTAGCGATCCACTGATCGCGAGCGCAGCGATAACGGACGGCAAGCTGACCATTACGCCACTGGCCGCCGGTACAACGACAGTTGAAGTAACGGCGAAGGACGGACACAACGCGACAGCTGCGAAGCAGATCAGCGTGACGGTTACCCAGAACCAGCCGCCTGTGGGCCAAGACCTTCCATCGCAAACGCTGGAAGTGGGCGAACAGATCGGTGAACTGGAGCTGTCGCAGTATTTCAGCGATCCGGAGAGTGAGGCGCTGACGTACGAAGTAACGGTAAGCGATCCACTAATCGCGAGCGCAACGATAACGGACGGCAAGCTGACCATTACGCCGCTAACAGCCGGTACGGCGACAATTGAAGTAACGGCGAAAGACAGCCATAACGCGACGGTCACAAAGCTGATCAGCGTGACGGTTACCCAGAACCAGCCGCCTGTGGGCCAAGACCTTCCATCGCAAACGCTGGAAGTGGGCGAACAGATCGGTGAACTGGAGCTGGCGCAGTACTTCAGCGATCCGGAGAGTGAGACGCTGACGTACGAAGTAACGGTTAGCGATCCACTAATCGCGAGCGCAACGATAACGGACGGCAAGCTGACCATTACGCCACTGGCCACTGGTACAGCGACAGTCGAAGTAACGGCGAAAGACAGCCATAACGCGACGGTCACAAAGCAGATCAGCGTAACGGTTACCCAGAACCAGCCGCCTGTGGGCCAAGACCTCCCGTCGCAGACGCTGGAAGTCGGCGAACAGATCGGTGAACTGGAGCTGGCGCAGTACTTCAGCGATCCGGAGAGTGAGGCGCTGACGTACGAAGTAACGGTAAGCGATCCACTGGTCGCGAGCGCAGCGATAACGGACGGCAAGCTGACCATTACGCCATTGGCTTCCGGTACAACGACAGTTGAAGTAACGGCGAAAGACAGCCACAACGCGACTGCCACGAAGCAGATCAGTTTGACGGTTACCCAGAACCAGGCACCAGTCGGCCAGGACATTCCGTCGTTATCGTTGGAAACGGGTGCCGCGAGCCAAGAAATCGATCTATCTCAGTATTTCACCGATCCGGAGAGCGAACCGCTCACATATGAGGTGTCAGTAAGCGATCCGCAGATCGCGGGCGCAACGATAACGGGCGGCAAGCTGACCATTACGCCATTGGCCGCCGGCACAGCGGCAGTCGAAGTAACGGCAAAAGACAGCCACAACGCGACGGCCGCGAAGCAGATCAGCGTGACGGTGGTCACTCCAACGGTCGCGAATTCGGCGCCGGAAGTGGTTGCAGCCATTCAAACGCAGGTGTTGAGTGCCAGCGGGCATACGCAGCCTCGCTCATATGATCTATCTCAGCTGTTTAGCGACGCCGACGGGGATACGCTGACGTATTCGGCCGTGGTTGGCCCGGATTCGCAAGCCGTTCAGGCTACCATTGACGGGAGTACGTTGACCCTTGCCGCTGGCGCAGCCGGACACGCGGGAACGGCAACCGTTGCGATCAAAGCGAATGACGGTCATGGTCATGAAACGACCTATAACCTGACGGTGCAAGCGGTAGAGCTCGTACCGGATGGTTTTGTGGAAATCAGAACGAAGGTTGGCGTACCGTATCTCGTCGTTGACTTAGCCTCCTACTTCCCGAATGAAACGGGGATGCAGGTTTATTTTGCAACGGAGAGCCAGACCTTGATGGGACCGACCCCGATAAATGGCAAGGAGTGGCGGACGGATATGCTGATGAACGGCGACTTCTGGGTCGTTGGCGCCGGCAACAAGGCTGTACTGCTTCGCGTGCAGGTAGCGGCGCAGAATAACGCCGATCCGTACTTCATGCAATACATCGATGGCGGCGATTACAGCAAAACGATCCAAATCAAAAATCCTTTATTCGGTACGGGTCAGAAATTTATGGGGTACTCCATCGAGATTTTCCACTATAACCCTGGCACGAATGCGACAACCAGTGCAGTGACGCCGTTGTTTGATATACGAGAAAGCGATTATCAAGATCTGAATATCGTTAACACCATCGACAGAGCATTTTATGAGTATTTCGATGTCATTAACAGTTTTTATTACAACGCAGAACTCATTCTTAATATTCCCGGCAGAGTCTTGACCGCAATTGTGTTGAAAAAGGGCAACCAGGTCATCGACGTCATCGGTAACCCAACCGGTCGTAACGCGATTCTTGCTAATGGAGGCACCATTATTCGCAAGCAGGCGATCCATAGCGCTTCGCAGACTTTCTCCCTTCCGGGAGAGTGGAACCTGTATCCGAAGGGGACTTATAATCTCTACTCTCAGCAAACGCCATAA